The genomic DNA AGTACCATAtgcctttaaaaggccaaatctgtgcaaaaaaTGTGAATTCATTGTCATCTTCTGTCAGGTAGTCACACTGTCATGATGTTCTGatggcaaaggcaaaaaaaatacaacttttcCTTGAACATGGTTGGGTTGTTGAAATGCATAAGCATTAACTCCATAACCATCCGACGGCATCTGAGACTGAAgagcttcaaaaacaaaaaacgtctGCAAAGGCCTCGTGTCCTTGAACGCCACAGAACTGACCATTTGGACTTTGCAAGAGAGCACCAAACTTGGGACATTGAAAGGTggaagaaagttttattctctGATGAGAAAAACTTTAACCATGATGGTCCTGATGGTTTCCAACGTTACGGGCATGGCAAGCAGATCCCACCTGGGATGTTTTCTATGCGGGGGCCATAATGGTCTGGGGTGTTTTTTCCTTCATTGGAACAATGGAGCTTCAGGAGGTGCATGGGCATCAAACGGCCGCTGGATatgtccagatgttgcagagagCATCACTCATGACTGAGGGGCCTCATCTTTGTGGTACCGACTgggtttttcaacaggacaatacTGCAGTACACAATACCTGCAGGACAAGGAACTTCTTCCAGGAGAATAACATCACTCTTTAGGACCATCCTGCGTGTTCCCCTGTTTAAATCCAATTGAGAACCTTTGGAGATGGATGGCAAGGGAAGTATACAAAAATGGACAACAGTCCAGACAGTAGATGCCCTTCGTGCAGGCATCTTCACCACTTAGGGAAAAGTTCAAACTCACCTCATGGAAACCTATTTTTGAAGTGATCAACAATAATGGTGGCGCTGCTCATTAttgagttcatgtttggaactttgatttatattttggggatttatggggttttttggaggtgtggtcctaaacttttgatcagctgtaaaacagcctgttttagTTTAAGCGTTGCTTTCAATAAACTGCAtgctcaaaaaaatgttttgtcttacTCACAGTTCTTCTtattgcatgttgaagctctacttggaaccttgttaagatccagcCATGCAAAAAgcggtcttaaacttttgatcgggGCTTTATTTCATAATATGCTCCTGTCTGGTGTTGTTTTCATTATTACTGAAATCTACTTGCTCAATAACAAGAAAATAATGGAATCTCATAGCCAGTgtagggactaacgcgttacagtaactacgttattattgtgataacgagcacggtaactagttattatgccaaaatcaggaacgcgttaatcgttactgggatttcGATAGGGTCATTATTCGTTACTTTGTGTGTTTCGTTCGACCTACCTCAGGAATCGGAACACAGACCCTCAAGTAAACGCATTCTGGTTAGCCTCGTCAGAGAAGTCGGGATTCCAATATGGCAATGCCCTCGAAAACGGTTGTTTTGCTAGCCCTCTATAAAAAGAAATTACTGCTTAACACATATGCAGCCATAGCTGGATTCAGTGGGCCGATGGTGGGGAGGAGGAGAGAGCCAAGGCGGCcaccggtccgagtgtcaggtgaactgaacttcaggtaagatgttatgacctgcagtctatctgggtcagatataaaccaagtttaggtggagtttattttcgttgtgctgactttttacagtcagttacaataactcgtactgtctactagctagcatgacggactttctatactgctgggcgggtgctatgatgttactgatattgaactttattttgttcataaggttagttattagagttgccagcTGTGctgtaaaaaacggaatcgtctcagagaaaatattacgcgttttgtattgagctgaaaaggaactgcacttcagctacaatgaaaaaaaaagacacaagctTATtggcagtctggtgttacctacatcttcctactcgaaaggcagaatttccgagttctgagtacaaccGAAAGCAccacaactgcagtttttgtgttggatgtaaaaagcgcacatgatgctgtgacgtaggctagaatcatgccGGCAGTCgacgacggtccaggcgtgggatttctcttgtggaaatatgcacattattttttcctttctgttggtaggtggcacagtgcacttgtggcaggaTAGTGCTAACGTGTAAGCAAGCTcgaagactggcaatcttgctgggtatccagttagggaagcaacacattaacaagagaattcagAGTAAATCCAAAGTTACTTTGcctagtaactaattactttgaaagtaacgagtaacttgaagtaactgagttacttttgatagaagtaactagtaatgtaactaagttactaatttaaagtaacttacccaacactgctcatAGCTGACTTCACCACATTCCTTTGCACTTCTCATCCCTGTGATTTGTTCACAGTGCAGATGTAAATTTGTGGTTGTTGTAGTACTTAGCGAACTACTTAAAGGGAGTGAGCATAAATGCAGTAAATAAACAGCCTAACAAACATCACCCAGCACAGAAGCTGCTTCTGTGCAGTTTGTCACAAAATGTTAAAAGCAAaatgtacagctgctgtttttgACTAATTTTTTTAGTCACACATTTTAATAATGTGggactgaaagagagagaggtggCAGATGCTCGAGAATGTTCACACTACTTCGGAAGAAACTTTTATAAAatggaaattaaaatattaaacctAAGGTTCACATtcactttagtttttttaaatctgatttTGGATCTATACATGCCATTTTCCTGTCTGACGTTGtttttgtgaagaaaaaaaaattaaagtataCCAAAGTCTCCATGAAGATAGTAAGTTTACAGTCATCCAGTATGGTAGACATACGTAATAGCAgacattagaatagaatagaattgaattcaactttattgtcattgcacatgtcacaggtacaaggcaacgaaatgcagtttccatccatccagaagtACTTTAggcatgatatagatatattacaatatatattagcaataatatagatatgtaagtatattacagaaatgggtctataatggtatgttataatgtacacggtatgaaggtatgttatcaatatgctataactataagtgtgtacaggctgtagtgagtacaagctgtgtacaggctatgaacaggatacaaatatgaaaaactatacagaaatatgagatatacagctatacagaaatgggaactatgcaggttataaacagttgtagaatgaattaattaattacacagaattatacagtagtgcagttaagataagtgagatatgtggataatttctacagaggctatataaagtgctagtggttgtgagtggtggttcagtccatgttattattgtgtgtatgaGGGTACAGTTGACATTACTTAATATTTGTAATGATGCTGATTAGATTCACTCACTGAATCCTgccaaacatctgagcataaaaaCGTGACCTTCAATAacagaaataaatacatacaagtGAACGAAAATATCACTGATAAAATTTTTGAGGATTtgcttttctgcatttttagatatttGAGTTAAAGTTAAATCAAATTTACTGTTTGCAACAAATATCAGGGACCTCAAGTCAGCTCCTCTGATCAAGTCAATTCCAGACCGTTTTATCACAATACTAAAAGGAAAATTTGTCAAAACCACAAACAACATGAAACTAAGATATAattaatataaacagaaaaaacatgcaACTTCTGCCAGAGGGAAGCTTTACTGTTATCGCTCTCATTTATTGCTGAGAACTTGACTTTAAAATCCAAGAGTTGAAACAACACCCCCTAAATGTCATGATGTTGTCACACCTGATGAACAGCAGTCCACTCCCACTACAGGTTGTTATCATGTCTGGCAGAGCTGCCGTACAGTAATGAGAGAAAACTGATTGATTAAAGCTATTGTCATGCTAATACCACGTTATGATTGAACAGAAATGTGCCAAGGCAAGCCTGCAGCCCTATAGCATCACAGCAAATAACTCGTAATATATTATCAGTTTCAATGAATAACAGTTAGCCAACTGGAGGATGGATGGTGGGCCTTGGGGGGTTTGCTAAACTGCTACAATAGACTCTTATGAAAGGCCTATGCTAAATGGATCGGGCCGGTTATACTGTCTGTAAAGATAACTAAAGGCATAGATAGGCTACATATTGGAAATAATAGGCATTATTTTTAAGAAGCTGTGTATATTGAGGAGTGACATACTGAatcaacagatttaaaaaaaaaaaaaaaaaaagcaaaacacacagcaaatcgTCACTTCAGGTTGAGTTTATTGACAAAAGAAGAACATGGACCGGGAAATTTATTGTAGGCTGATTCTGGCAGAGAGTGGGAGGATGTAACTACTTTCGTGATGCACTGTGATGTGAACCTATATGTGCCAGCCTGTGGGCGACTTAAAGTAGTCATATCACCTGACCTGCATGTCTGTGGATTGTGAAGGAAACCCACATGAGATGCCGAAACACAGAAACCATCTGGACCGATTCTCAAACCCAATGCTTTCTTGTTGTGAGGTGGCAGTATCAACCACTGAGCCACTACCACTGAGCAGTTGAGTTTCTGTTCACACGTGAGAGACAACCTGTTATCGTCCTACTGTTGTTCTCGAGGCTTTAATGATCTTTAAAGGCAATCACGATAAAGACGTGTGGAGCAAAACCTGTGGCTGTTATTTTTAGAAAGCGCTAAATGTCTTTGGGCTGACATTCAGCATAAAAGTTTTGATTAAAAGCCTCAGCCTtagattatttttttcacagaatgcaatttacatttttcagtttcaaagcTGATCTGGAAAATGGATGGAAATCTCTGTCTGAGATCACTGAGACTCTTTGTGAACACCTTAGCGCTACTAAGGGAAGCATCATCGAGAAAAACAGTAATGCTGTACCAGAAACATAATGTAATAGGTATCAGATTGGACCATTAAACTAAAAGGTTGAACCCAATAAGAACTGAAAAATATGACTTTTTTTGGGGTTAAATGTTTTGTTCCCTCATAGCAGAAAAAACATCCAGTGGAAAACAGTAGCATGTagtggaaaataataataatcaaatatcaaatgctaCCTTTTTCTTCATCACCTAATGCATAACTATGAAAAGGTGTGGGCCCGTGAGGTTTTGTGGTTACCTGCTTGAAATTGTCAGAGCGTGTTTTTGTGGATGCCGGTGTGTTTTATGCCGAGCAGCGttacagacgcacgcacacagttCCTACATCCCCCGTGAGTGTGGAACTTCACCTACACTTTGAAACTACGTCAGTAGGTTCAGAGGAGCAGCTTAGTGGAACTTGCATGCGTGTCTGTATTATTAAGGATTGTTACTGAACTCCATCTAATGCTGAATGAATACTAATTAGACACTAAATAGATGAGTTTATTTCAGGAAATACTGGAAGCGAATCTTTAAGATGCttttaatcacatttaaaaTCCCAGGCACTTCAGTAGGGAACAGAAAAAAGTCAATATACAATTCTTAACCACTTCTCTAACTTTGGGTCATGGAGCGCTGGAGCTTATCGCCGTGTTTGTAGGGGAAAACGTGATGTTTATATTGCATACGTAACAGATTATTGGACTGGGGGAGGAAACTAACACGGGTACtgtgaaaacatgcaaactccacacagaaaagttCTAGTTAATCTGGAGGTTTATACCAGGAACCTTGGTGTTGTTAAGCATTAGTGCTAACCGCTTCCCAACACACTGAacctttgtttctgtttaagtGTAAAATGCTTCAAAtctatgatttaaaaaaatgaaacaaagcgTATGTGATAAGCTTGAATCCTGCTAACTGTTCACCTCCACATGCCTGGCTCACTGCCGTATGAAGGGGAACGGTATATCTGATGGTTGCTGGAAATTAAAATGCCTGCCAATTCTGACATTTATGTAGGAGGAAGGCAAATGCTGTCACAGTACCACAGATACTAgtacagtatatttctatgaaACCAGAATGATTACGCATGAAAGATAAGTGCTACAAAAGGAAATGAGATCtgagatatgtttttttttaaacatctgttttatttttgaacacAGATGCCCACAGTGTCACATGCAACGATGCAACGCAGGCAGTGTCTCACTTACAGAGATCAGCACGAGCAACTACAAATACAAACGTGTGCATCGTTTAATAACATTTCAGTTAAGTTTTTCCAGCAGAATCacatatgttttcatttattcaaactttacaGCACTTAAATGAAGGAGTTGTTGAAAACAGGAGGTCAACACAGATTTCTTGTAAGACCTTCAAAGGGCTCATATCCATGCTACTCTACTCCTTTATtcacatttaatatttaaagtgCAAACCACACATCAATTTTGCTCAATGCACCAATGAGCTCTTTGGAGCACAGAGGAATCATTACAATAAATAATACCAAGCATTCCTGACTGCTCATAGTGGTTTGCCTTAACATGCAGCcttgaaaattattcttggagacCTGAGTTTGCTCCACAGCGTCTTTGTTGACTCATGCTGAAACACTCCAGAGCATTCAGAAATCACATGACAAGCATGTATTACAGTAAAAAGGCTCTTAGCCAAGTTCTGTTTACTGGAATACTTTCCAATGAGATGTGAGGAATCGGTATCAGAATGCGGTTAGTGTGTAAATCAATATGAGATTGGATCCTGGATCCTGCATGTATTTATCTACTCGTTTATGGTTTAGTCGAcactatatatattttttttttctaatttttaatttttttcagatCAATTTCTTACCTACTGACTTCCACATGGCAGAAAGTCGATGCTCCTTATCTGGACGTACTGTTTTCAGCAGGAGAAACCAAGTGACTTTGAGCTCAACAATTATTAAACCAGTTTTATCAAACCAGGTAGCCGACGCCAATCCGTATGTCCAGGACAACTTGAGGACAGACGGTGCTCCTCCTATAATACAGGTGAGATTTTAGTAATTATTGCGCACAATGCCGCCCCAAGGATCGgatcccccgacacaaacagagtaatataGTGTATGCAGTtcagtgccaggaggattgccatgatttatacatcagggaaaccaaacaacctctggcgaagcggctggcacaacacagaagagctacctcttCAGGCCAGGACTccacagtctatttacacctacaggccagtggacactctttcaaggatgaggatgtacacatcctggacagggaggaatgcCGGTTTGAGCAGGGaatcaaggaggccatttacatgaaaagggaaagaccatctctgaattgaggagggggcctaagggtacatctttcaccatcttacaatcctgtgattgcagccattccccaactctctgtgaatggtactcatggccattgatcagtggtttttGATCAGTGAGCTTTGATCAGGGGTTGTTGATTTATGGTCATGAggatttgcatattaatgattaaggaactgacgtCCAAGCCCATTGTTCACCAGAGAATAGCTAAACACACTGATGCCCATCCCCATgggtttgaaggcatttttgagactcaaaatgtggttttattgtCAGGGTTACTCCTAGGCTGAGAGtgagggttaggcattcatttttgtcctcactaagatatgaaaacaagtgtgtgtgtgtgtgtgtgtgtgtgtgtgtgtgtgtgtgtgtgtgtgtgtgtgtgtgtgtgtgtgtgtgtgtgtgtgtgtgtgaaagagagagcaagctagagagagagaggtacATCCTTTCCCAGCTAGAGCCTCCAGTCTCAACACCCCCACTCACTTCTTTCATACACAAAAATATCTCTCCTCTGTTGGTTTACTCCCCCCCACCTCCATTTCCGCCAAGTTAAGAGATCTGACATCACAGAGTCCATCATGTGATCCACCCGCACAGAGCGTTGCAGTGATGGATGGGGCCTACCGGTGACGCACATACCCACTTTCTGTAACCCTTTAAAAGCCAGACAACTGCCGATGAGTGAAACCAGGGTTTCTTCATCAGCTGACTAAATCATGGTCGGTTCAGTCGCCCCTCCGTGTTTTTATGTACAAAGCAGAAATAATCACATCTACCACATGAAAAGGAGGGCAAACAATACAGGCTTCTTCAAGCCATGATTACTCAAACTAATTTATTGCGTCGTTTTCAGTTGCTGTTGAAGTGGCAGCACTGTTGTTTGAAGTGTTGTTGCTGTATACAACATTGATTTTATGGAGATGTTTAAAAACTGTCTGACTTTAAAAATATctttacaaatgaaaaaaaaagaaaattggggAATGTGTgtcagaaaatggaaactccaaagtAGAGAAGAAATGAACAAAATGCGAGACCAAAACCAAAAGCGGGAAACTGTTCACTGACCAGAGGAAATGTTGAAATTGAACCAGTTTCAGATTCAACTTCCCCTAATTGATATGTCCTAAAATCGCTGACTGAGAGCACAAAACAGAAGTGAACGCTCTTTTCTGAGAAAAGTATTAAGTCTGAGCACACAGATTCACCAATGGGTCACCACAACTCGTATCCAGAATTGTGCAAAGGGACATTTCCATTTTAATGTGCAGTGTTGCtgttatcattttttaaaaatatatttgataGAAAATGAACCTGGTACAACACGATCTTTAATCATTACTGGGTTTGTTTTACATTTGATTAAAGTTTAAATCATATTAAGCTTGAAGTGCAGCTATCGTCAAGTTACAATATTTGTTATTTACCATGGtacatgttgtgtttttgttgactTCATTTCACATGCAAGAGGAATGACGTGCACTCTGTTATTGCCactgttgctgtgttttgggAAAACCCACTAAACCCCTTTTCTCAGTGAGTGGTTTAAAGGCCTGTCCAGCTTCCTTTCTACAGCAATAAACAGCAACAATTGCAATAACATTTAATCcaagtgttaaaaaataatgtgGCATGATCACTTGTGGACAGCAGGGTTTCTGTAAAACCCCAACAAACTCATGGTTCACATGTTTAATCACATAAGTTGACTTTGTCCCTCGCTGTGACTGGAGTTTGTGGTAGAATGAGAGTAAAAGCACTACATGTTTAACAGCATACAGAAAATCTGGAATATTATATAAGGCTTAACATATTCTACTGTTTCTCTTGAAGACTgagttaaaaaacagaaaacaacaaaaaaagacaaatcaatCAACGTTTACAGTTTGTAgactttcagctgtttgagaagttttacaaaaaaaatactgttttgGAATTAAAGCCATTTTTACACACAGGTCCCTCGTTATCACAGGCTCACCATTCATTCAACAACTTAACatgattttaaatataaggaTTGTTTTCAGTGCTTGGATAAAAATTCTGTCCTCCCTTGAGGTGCTCTGTCAGGCCTTCATTGCAGCCACTTTTTTGCTGATTGGTTGTGGGTTTTTGTACtttcagttttgtatttaataactGAAAAGCATGTTGGGTtgtgatcaggtgactgacttggccatCGAAGAATATCTCATTTCTTTTCCTTGAGCAACTCTTGGGTTGCTCTTGCAGTATGCTTTGAGGCATTAACCATTTGATATCCTTAATACTATGTCTACAGTGTTTGACAGATAATGTGTTACTCCCCTGATCATGAgctgtttcttttctcttcccatcattTTTGTCCAACTTAACTCTGGTTTCATCTGTCATGTTTATAGAACTGTGCAGGCTCTTTGTCTAAAAAGTTTGGTTTGATCTGGCCTTCCTGTTCGTTACAACCGctggtttatttatatatatacatacacacacacacacacacacacacacacacacacacacacacatatatcgttagcttcatagcataattgcctaagtcatttgactaagtcaatgacttaggcacttatgctatgaagctaacgatatatatatataaagccAGGTTGGTCAGTGCATTCCTTTTTGACAATAATAAACCAAATAGTTTGttagtttatttgtttttaagccTCATCCAGACTTTTCTGACTTTGGTCGTCATATCTAAAATTACAATCAACAAAAAGCTATAAAATGCAGTTAAAGTAAGATTTTTTAATCCCTCAAGTTAGAGCTGAAAGTCTGCTCTTCAGTCTTATATTGATCATTTGATTTAataatccactgtggtggtggacAAGTGCACAACTATAAAAGAGTGTGCCTTTATCTTATCGATCTAACTGTAATTACAAACTACTTCACTTTTAACAGGGTGACTCAGTCTGTCCACGGCACACATTTCTGAGCCACTTTTGTTAGTGATCTGCTTTTAGGTGTGCGTAATGCTCGATTTAAACTGGATGACTCATAAATCAAAGTGGAGACTAAATAACCAGGGTGGGAGAGAAACTATTGAAACCAACGCTGAGTGAGACCTCTGTCTGCATCCTCTGCTCGGCCCGTCCTTTTATTCAAATATAAGACTGGAAAACGTAATTTCTACCCAATACGCGCGCTCCGGCGTGACATAATGGAACGTGCCAGGCTAGAAAAGCTCGGGGCGGTGCGCGCGGGCGTGTATTCAGATCCTGTAGGAGAGGAGAAGAGCGACACGGGGTGTTCACACAAGTGTTGCAAGTGTTGTATTCATTTTAAGAGCAGATCATTCCCGGCGCGGTTCGTCTCTGTGAGGTTATGGGCAGGACACAGTTCTGAGGGAGTGTCGAGCAGCGCCACTTGTCATTGTACCCACGGAAATAATGATGAAGAAGGATATTAACTTGAGCTTGGCGGACGACGCAGACCTGAAACCGCACCTCCGCGACGCTGAGAGCATCCTCAGCTCCCCGGACCTTGGGCTGCTCAAGCTGGCCTCTCCAGAGCTGGAAAGGCTAATCATCCAGTCCAACGGAATGGTCACCACGACTCCGACCAGCTCCCAGTTCCTCTACCCGAAGACGGTGACGGACGAGCAGGAGTTCGCCGAGGGCTTCGTGAAGGCGCTGGAGGATTTACACAAGCAGAACCAGCTGAACGGAGGCGCGCCGCCCAGCAGCACCCTGGATCTCGGGGCTAACATCGCCCCAGTCACCGTGCAGCCGGATCTACCGGTGTACACGAACCTGAACAGTTACGGCAGTGGGCCGCTGGGAACCACTGTCAACTACACCACGGACACGGTCCCTTTCCCGCCTCCTCCGTCACATCATTTAGGGGCAGCCCCGCCGCAGCCAGAGCTGTCTCGGGTCCAGCCGCTGAAGGAGGAGCCTCAGACGGTCCCCGACGTTCAGAGCTTCGGAGAGAGCCCGCCGCTGTCTCCGATCGACATGGACTCTCAGGAGCGCATCAAAGCCGAGAGGAAGAGGCTCAGGAACCGAATCGCAGCCTCCAAGTGTCGGAGGCGCAAACTGGAGCGCATCTCCAGGCTGGAGGACAAGGTCAAATCGCTGAAAACCCAAAACACCGACCTGGCCTCGACAGCTAGCCTGCTGAGGGAGCAAGTGGCCCAGCTGAAGCAGAAGGTGCTCACCCATGTGAACAGCGGTTGCCAGCTGCTGCCACACGAGGT from Maylandia zebra isolate NMK-2024a linkage group LG15, Mzebra_GT3a, whole genome shotgun sequence includes the following:
- the LOC101484003 gene encoding transcription factor JunD; this translates as MMKKDINLSLADDADLKPHLRDAESILSSPDLGLLKLASPELERLIIQSNGMVTTTPTSSQFLYPKTVTDEQEFAEGFVKALEDLHKQNQLNGGAPPSSTLDLGANIAPVTVQPDLPVYTNLNSYGSGPLGTTVNYTTDTVPFPPPPSHHLGAAPPQPELSRVQPLKEEPQTVPDVQSFGESPPLSPIDMDSQERIKAERKRLRNRIAASKCRRRKLERISRLEDKVKSLKTQNTDLASTASLLREQVAQLKQKVLTHVNSGCQLLPHEVQVH